The following are encoded in a window of Saccharothrix longispora genomic DNA:
- a CDS encoding nucleoside hydrolase, which yields MTTPLIIDTDPGVDDAFALALAVASPEVELLGVTTVFGNVALPDTTENALRLRALLDREDVPVAVGAARPLVHPQPRLSSAHGSDGLSGFRHTLPEPTAPVDARDAVTLLRELLEAADRPVTVVPVGPLTNIALLLAAHPHVKPKIARLVIMGGGLEGGNITASAEFNLWCDPEAARRVLADEDVPTTLVTMDLTSRCAVSGEWLGDLARTSARAAKLVGLTPDYLATYRRFLGIDGMAVHDAVAVAEAIRPGLLTTAAYPVDVECAFGPGRGAVVADRRLDAPAGRRVDVTTGADLPAVRDFLFERLGALGDGE from the coding sequence GTGACGACACCCCTCATCATCGACACCGACCCGGGCGTGGACGACGCCTTCGCCCTGGCCCTCGCGGTCGCCAGCCCGGAGGTCGAACTGCTCGGCGTGACCACGGTGTTCGGCAACGTCGCCCTGCCCGACACCACGGAGAACGCCCTGCGCCTGCGCGCCCTCCTCGACCGCGAGGACGTGCCGGTCGCGGTGGGCGCGGCGCGTCCCCTCGTGCACCCGCAGCCGCGCCTGTCCAGCGCGCACGGCTCCGACGGCCTGTCGGGTTTCCGCCACACGCTGCCCGAGCCGACCGCGCCGGTCGACGCGCGCGACGCCGTCACGCTGCTGCGCGAGCTGCTGGAGGCCGCCGACCGGCCGGTGACGGTCGTGCCCGTCGGCCCGCTGACGAACATCGCCCTGCTGCTGGCCGCGCACCCGCACGTGAAGCCGAAGATCGCCCGTCTGGTGATCATGGGCGGCGGCCTGGAGGGCGGCAACATCACCGCGTCCGCCGAGTTCAACCTGTGGTGCGACCCGGAGGCGGCCCGCCGCGTGCTGGCCGACGAGGACGTGCCCACGACGCTGGTCACGATGGACCTGACCAGCCGCTGCGCGGTGAGCGGCGAGTGGCTGGGCGACCTCGCGCGGACCTCGGCGCGGGCCGCGAAGCTGGTCGGCCTCACCCCCGACTACCTGGCCACCTACCGCCGCTTCCTGGGCATCGACGGCATGGCCGTGCACGACGCCGTCGCGGTCGCGGAGGCGATCCGGCCGGGCCTGCTCACCACCGCCGCCTACCCGGTGGACGTCGAGTGCGCGTTCGGCCCGGGCCGCGGCGCGGTCGTCGCGGACCGCCGCCTGGACGCACCCGCCGGGCGGCGCGTGGACGTCACGACGGGCGCGGACCTACCGGCCGTGCGCGACTTCCTGTTCGAGCGGCTGGGTGCGCTCGGCGACGGCGAGTAG
- a CDS encoding class I SAM-dependent methyltransferase, which translates to MTVEPLPLTGERTVPGVAEENYWFRRHEAAYLDLVRHCGGAVVLEAGCGEGYGAALVAERAARVVALDYDGPTAAHAARAYPALDVVRGNLASLPLRDASVDVVANLQVIEHLWDQEGFLAECARVLRPGGRLLVTTPNRITFSPGRDTPLNPFHTRELAPAELRDLLVGAGLRVELLAGLRHGPALRELDARFGGSVIDAQVAVVVDGGEWPADLLAAVASVRSEDFEITTDDLDASLDLVAVAVRG; encoded by the coding sequence GTGACCGTCGAGCCGCTGCCCCTCACCGGTGAGCGCACCGTGCCCGGTGTCGCCGAGGAGAACTACTGGTTCAGGCGCCACGAGGCCGCCTACCTCGACCTCGTGCGGCACTGCGGGGGTGCGGTGGTGCTGGAGGCCGGGTGCGGCGAGGGCTACGGGGCCGCGCTGGTCGCCGAGCGCGCCGCGCGGGTCGTGGCGCTGGACTACGACGGCCCGACCGCCGCCCACGCCGCCCGGGCGTACCCGGCGCTGGACGTGGTGCGCGGCAACCTCGCGTCCCTGCCGCTGCGCGACGCGAGCGTGGACGTCGTGGCGAACCTCCAGGTGATCGAGCACCTGTGGGACCAGGAGGGCTTCCTCGCCGAGTGCGCGCGGGTGCTGCGGCCCGGCGGCAGGCTGCTCGTCACCACGCCGAACCGGATCACCTTCTCCCCCGGCCGCGACACGCCGCTGAACCCGTTCCACACCCGCGAGCTGGCGCCGGCGGAGCTGCGCGACCTGCTCGTCGGCGCGGGCCTGCGCGTGGAGCTGCTGGCCGGGCTGCGGCACGGACCCGCGCTGCGCGAGCTGGACGCGCGGTTCGGCGGCTCCGTCATCGACGCGCAGGTGGCGGTGGTGGTGGACGGCGGGGAGTGGCCCGCCGACCTGCTGGCGGCCGTGGCGTCGGTGCGCAGCGAGGACTTCGAGATCACCACCGACGACCTGGACGCCTCGCTCGACCTCGTGGCCGTGGCGGTGCGCGGGTGA
- a CDS encoding DegV family protein produces MFRRVAIVTDSTACLPPQLTEKLGITVAQIQVRIGDWVEDEVRVPVPRLVDALRGRLDVVTAPPDPGAFFWTYADAAASGAEAIVSLHVSTGLSGTVEAARQAAAQSQVPVHVVDTRTCGMSLGYAVVAAATVAAAGGGVERVVSAAQRTATRSTELLYVDTLEFLKRGGKIGRAAALLGSTLSMKPLLTMSGGQITPLDRVLGAERAVRRLVDIAVKRAGGGQVDIAVEHFDSAERAGSVLQSLRGKLPNVRRFMLTQVSSAIGAHVGPGAVGVTVSPV; encoded by the coding sequence ATGTTCCGGCGAGTAGCGATAGTCACGGACTCCACCGCGTGCCTGCCGCCGCAGTTGACCGAGAAGCTCGGGATCACCGTCGCGCAGATCCAGGTCCGGATCGGCGACTGGGTGGAGGACGAGGTCCGCGTCCCGGTGCCCAGGCTGGTGGACGCGCTGCGCGGTCGGCTCGACGTGGTCACCGCGCCGCCCGACCCCGGCGCGTTCTTCTGGACCTACGCCGACGCGGCGGCCTCCGGTGCGGAGGCGATCGTGTCGCTGCACGTGTCCACCGGGTTGTCGGGAACCGTCGAGGCCGCCCGGCAGGCCGCCGCCCAGTCGCAGGTCCCGGTCCACGTCGTCGACACCCGCACCTGCGGGATGAGCCTCGGCTACGCGGTGGTCGCCGCCGCCACGGTCGCCGCGGCGGGCGGCGGGGTCGAGCGGGTGGTGTCGGCGGCCCAGCGCACCGCGACCCGCAGCACCGAACTCCTCTACGTCGACACGCTGGAGTTCCTCAAGCGCGGCGGGAAGATCGGCCGGGCGGCGGCCCTGCTCGGCTCGACGCTGTCGATGAAGCCCCTGCTGACCATGTCCGGCGGGCAGATCACCCCGCTGGACAGGGTGCTCGGCGCGGAGCGGGCCGTGCGCAGGTTGGTGGACATCGCGGTCAAGCGCGCGGGTGGCGGCCAGGTCGACATCGCGGTCGAGCACTTCGACTCCGCGGAGCGCGCGGGGTCCGTCCTCCAGTCGCTGCGCGGGAAGCTGCCCAACGTGCGCCGGTTCATGCTCACGCAGGTGAGTTCCGCGATCGGCGCGCACGTCGGCCCGGGAGCCGTCGGGGTGACCGTTTCGCCGGTTTAG
- a CDS encoding THUMP-like domain-containing protein has protein sequence MGYEFSLDDVAHLRSDAGRAALSSLADLPLTDASRLSDVRAARAVAPGHFAAVLETLLLRRKAAGRVPFAEDGLFTADALQQATAHPVAAHRARRFTGPVHDVTCSVGADLAALPPGSFGSDLDPVRLAMARHNVPGAAVVRADALHPVSRGVPVLADPARRDSAGRRTWRPADFLPPLDGLAAAYEGRDLAVKCSPGVDFAVAPWADEVELVSLDGAVREACLWTRGLATPGVARRATVLSSSGAEWTITSADPDDCPVTPPAEWLVDPDGAVVRAGLVRHYAARHGLAQLDERIAYLTGPTPPPGVRAFRVLEHGHYGEKSLKALLRAHDVGRLEILVRGLDVDPNALRRRLKLGGSVERTVVLTRIGREPVCLLAVAERTQPLEQEVAHGR, from the coding sequence GTGGGGTACGAGTTCAGCCTCGACGACGTGGCGCACCTGCGTTCCGACGCCGGTCGCGCCGCGTTGTCGTCGTTGGCCGACCTGCCGCTGACCGACGCGTCGCGGCTGTCCGACGTGCGGGCGGCGCGGGCGGTCGCGCCCGGGCACTTCGCGGCCGTGCTGGAGACCCTGCTGCTGCGGCGCAAGGCGGCGGGCCGGGTGCCGTTCGCGGAGGACGGGCTGTTCACCGCCGACGCGCTCCAGCAGGCCACCGCGCACCCGGTCGCCGCGCACCGGGCCCGGCGGTTCACCGGTCCGGTGCACGACGTGACGTGCTCGGTCGGCGCGGACCTCGCCGCGCTGCCGCCGGGGTCGTTCGGCTCCGACCTCGACCCCGTGCGGCTGGCGATGGCCCGGCACAACGTGCCCGGCGCGGCCGTGGTGCGCGCCGACGCCCTGCACCCCGTGTCGCGCGGGGTGCCCGTGCTGGCCGACCCGGCGCGACGCGACTCGGCGGGCCGCCGCACGTGGCGCCCGGCCGACTTCCTGCCGCCCCTGGACGGGCTGGCCGCCGCGTACGAGGGCCGCGACCTGGCCGTGAAGTGCTCACCGGGCGTGGACTTCGCGGTCGCGCCGTGGGCCGACGAGGTCGAACTGGTGTCGCTGGACGGCGCCGTGCGCGAGGCGTGCCTGTGGACGCGCGGCCTGGCCACGCCGGGCGTCGCGCGGCGGGCGACCGTCCTGTCGTCGTCCGGCGCGGAGTGGACGATCACCTCCGCCGACCCCGACGACTGCCCCGTCACCCCGCCCGCCGAGTGGCTGGTCGACCCGGACGGCGCCGTGGTGCGGGCGGGCCTGGTGCGCCACTACGCCGCCCGCCACGGCCTCGCCCAGCTCGACGAGCGCATCGCCTACCTGACCGGACCGACCCCGCCGCCGGGCGTGCGCGCGTTCCGCGTGCTGGAGCACGGGCACTACGGCGAGAAGTCCTTGAAGGCGCTCCTGCGCGCGCACGACGTGGGCAGGCTGGAGATCCTGGTCCGCGGCCTCGACGTGGACCCGAACGCGCTGCGCCGCCGGCTGAAGCTCGGCGGGTCGGTCGAGCGGACCGTCGTGCTGACCAGGATCGGCCGTGAGCCGGTGTGCCTACTCGCCGTCGCCGAGCGCACCCAGCCGCTCGAACAGGAAGTCGCGCACGGCCGGTAG
- a CDS encoding electron transfer flavoprotein subunit alpha/FixB family protein, producing MSEVLVLVDHVDGEVKKVTHELLSAARGLGEPAAVVVGSPGTAGKVRESLGRYGATKVYAVESDDALNVLVTPKVDALAAIAGTASPAAVLVSATLEGKEVAGRLAVRLGSGLLYDAVDLDGEGVATQSIFGGAYVVKSKVKQGVPVIAIRPGGVEATESPADAAEQAVEVPAADPATVTRVTGREPITGGDRPELTEASVVVSGGRGVGSAEKFDVVEKLADSLGAAVGASRAAVDSGYYPHQFQVGQTGKTVSPQLYIALGISGAIQHRAGMQTSKTIVAVNKDPEAPIFEIADFGVVGDLFTVAPQLTDEVGKRKG from the coding sequence ATGTCTGAGGTCCTGGTCCTCGTCGACCACGTCGACGGCGAGGTCAAGAAGGTCACCCATGAGCTTCTATCCGCCGCGCGCGGTCTCGGCGAGCCGGCCGCGGTGGTGGTCGGATCGCCCGGCACCGCGGGCAAGGTGAGGGAGTCCCTCGGCCGCTACGGCGCGACGAAGGTCTACGCCGTCGAGTCCGACGACGCCCTCAACGTCCTGGTGACGCCCAAGGTCGACGCCCTGGCGGCGATCGCGGGCACCGCGTCCCCGGCCGCCGTGCTGGTGTCGGCGACGCTGGAGGGCAAGGAGGTCGCGGGCCGGCTGGCCGTGCGCCTCGGCTCCGGACTGCTCTACGACGCCGTCGACCTCGACGGCGAGGGCGTGGCCACCCAGTCGATCTTCGGCGGCGCGTACGTCGTGAAGTCGAAGGTCAAGCAGGGCGTCCCGGTCATCGCGATCCGCCCCGGCGGCGTCGAGGCGACCGAGTCCCCGGCCGACGCGGCCGAGCAGGCCGTCGAGGTCCCCGCGGCCGACCCGGCCACGGTGACCCGCGTGACCGGCCGCGAGCCGATCACCGGCGGCGACCGCCCGGAGCTGACCGAGGCGTCGGTCGTCGTGTCCGGCGGTCGCGGCGTGGGCAGCGCGGAGAAGTTCGACGTCGTCGAGAAGCTCGCCGACAGCCTGGGCGCCGCCGTGGGCGCGTCCCGCGCCGCGGTGGACTCCGGCTACTACCCGCACCAGTTCCAGGTCGGCCAGACCGGCAAGACGGTGTCGCCGCAGCTCTACATCGCCCTGGGCATCTCCGGCGCCATCCAGCACCGGGCGGGCATGCAGACGTCGAAGACGATCGTCGCGGTCAACAAGGACCCGGAGGCGCCGATCTTCGAGATCGCCGACTTCGGCGTCGTCGGCGACCTGTTCACCGTCGCGCCGCAGCTCACCGACGAGGTGGGCAAGCGCAAGGGCTGA
- a CDS encoding electron transfer flavoprotein subunit beta/FixA family protein, with the protein MNIVVLVKQVPDTWSERKLSDADHTLDRDSADAVLDEINERAVEEALLLQEAHGGEVTVVSMGPARATDAIRKALSMGADKAIHVSDEALHGSDAITTAKVLAKAIGTVEGFDLVIAGNEATDGRAGAVPAILAELLGLPQVTQVRKLSVEGGTVKAERETDEGVAHLEASLPAVVSVNEKINEPRYPSFKGIMAAKKKPVSTLTVADLGLDAGEVGLGAAWSQVLEAAPKPPRSAGQRVEDSGDGGSKIAEYLVGQKLI; encoded by the coding sequence ATGAACATTGTCGTCCTGGTCAAGCAGGTGCCCGACACCTGGTCAGAGCGCAAGCTCTCCGACGCCGACCACACCCTCGACCGCGACTCCGCGGACGCCGTGCTCGACGAGATCAACGAGCGCGCCGTGGAAGAGGCCCTGCTGCTCCAGGAGGCGCACGGCGGTGAGGTGACCGTCGTCTCGATGGGTCCCGCGCGCGCCACCGACGCGATCCGCAAGGCGCTGTCCATGGGTGCGGACAAGGCGATCCACGTCTCCGACGAGGCGCTGCACGGCTCCGACGCGATCACCACCGCGAAGGTGCTGGCCAAGGCCATCGGCACGGTCGAGGGCTTCGACCTCGTCATCGCCGGCAACGAGGCCACCGACGGCCGCGCGGGCGCCGTGCCCGCCATCCTGGCCGAACTGCTGGGCCTCCCGCAGGTGACGCAGGTGCGCAAGCTCAGCGTCGAGGGCGGCACCGTCAAGGCCGAGCGCGAGACCGACGAGGGCGTGGCGCACCTGGAGGCGAGCCTGCCCGCCGTGGTCTCCGTGAACGAGAAGATCAACGAGCCGCGCTACCCGTCCTTCAAGGGCATCATGGCGGCCAAGAAGAAGCCCGTGAGCACGCTCACCGTCGCGGACCTCGGTCTGGACGCCGGCGAGGTCGGCCTCGGCGCCGCGTGGTCGCAGGTGCTGGAGGCGGCCCCGAAGCCGCCGCGCAGCGCCGGTCAGCGCGTCGAGGACTCGGGTGACGGCGGTTCGAAGATCGCCGAGTACCTGGTCGGCCAGAAGCTCATCTGA
- a CDS encoding GNAT family N-acetyltransferase, which yields MTQPQLLVSTGDAASDAPRYSLLVAREGDEVVAAQRLRHRVFAEEMGATLHTSVPGHDVDDFDGFCDHLVVRDDRTGDIVGTYRMLPPERAREAGRLYSDTEFDLSRLDPLRPSLVETGRSCVDPDHRNGAVVSLVWAGIARYMLLSGHSWLIGCASVPLHDGGAFAAGVWDLVRARHLAPEEHRVVPLRAWDPDAVRRTGKAVLPPLLKGYLRLGAWVCGPPALDTDFGVVDLPVLLGMDRVDRRYLKFFLGEGA from the coding sequence ATGACGCAGCCGCAACTGCTTGTCAGCACCGGTGACGCCGCTTCCGACGCGCCGCGCTACTCCCTGCTGGTCGCGCGCGAGGGCGACGAGGTCGTCGCCGCGCAGCGGCTGAGGCACCGGGTGTTCGCCGAGGAGATGGGCGCCACCCTGCACACGTCCGTGCCCGGTCACGACGTGGACGACTTCGACGGGTTCTGCGACCACCTCGTGGTGCGCGACGACCGCACCGGCGACATCGTCGGCACCTACCGGATGCTGCCGCCCGAGCGGGCCCGCGAGGCCGGGCGGCTGTACTCCGACACCGAGTTCGACCTGTCCCGACTGGACCCGCTGCGGCCGTCACTGGTGGAGACGGGCCGCTCCTGCGTGGACCCCGACCACCGCAACGGCGCCGTCGTGTCCCTCGTGTGGGCCGGGATCGCCCGGTACATGCTGCTGTCCGGGCACTCGTGGCTCATCGGCTGCGCCTCCGTGCCGCTGCACGACGGCGGCGCGTTCGCGGCGGGCGTGTGGGACCTGGTGCGCGCCCGCCACCTGGCGCCCGAGGAGCACCGGGTCGTGCCGCTGCGCGCGTGGGACCCGGACGCGGTGCGGCGGACCGGCAAGGCCGTGCTGCCGCCGTTGCTGAAGGGCTACCTGCGGCTGGGCGCGTGGGTGTGCGGACCGCCCGCGCTGGACACCGACTTCGGCGTGGTCGACCTGCCCGTGCTGCTCGGCATGGACCGCGTGGACCGGCGGTACCTGAAGTTCTTCCTCGGGGAGGGGGCGTGA
- a CDS encoding glycosyltransferase family 4 protein: MRVLMLSWEYPPVVVGGLGRHVHALATCLAAQGHEVVVLCRQPAGTDAMTHPTSDEVVEGVRLVRVAEDPAHLVFERDLVAWTLALGHAMTRAGLALLRGWRPDVVHAHDWLVTHAAVALSEASGAPLVATVHATEAGRHSGWLSQVLNQQVHSIEWWLANRADALITCSAAMRTEVAHLFEVEPSPITVLHNGIEPRRWRVRAADVAEARAEHSPTGAPLLLFFGRLEWEKGVQDLIAALPRVRRAHPGTRLVVAGTGTHRDWLVEQARKHKVRRAVDFVGHLPDRSLAAVLAAADAVVLPSRYEPFGIVALEAAAAGAPLVASTAGGLGEVVLDGRTGLSFPPGDVDALTAAVRAVLDDPSAAARRARAAKARLATDFDWDRIAADTADVYRSAAVRAREPLGRPKIATGNAFL; the protein is encoded by the coding sequence ATGCGCGTGCTGATGTTGTCGTGGGAGTACCCGCCGGTCGTCGTGGGCGGCTTGGGCAGGCACGTGCACGCGCTGGCGACGTGCCTCGCGGCGCAGGGGCACGAGGTGGTCGTGCTGTGCCGGCAGCCCGCGGGCACGGACGCGATGACGCACCCGACGTCCGACGAGGTGGTCGAGGGCGTGCGGCTGGTGCGCGTCGCGGAGGACCCGGCGCACCTGGTGTTCGAGCGCGACCTGGTGGCCTGGACGCTCGCCCTGGGCCACGCCATGACGCGGGCCGGGCTCGCGCTGCTGCGCGGGTGGCGGCCGGACGTGGTGCACGCGCACGACTGGCTGGTGACGCACGCCGCCGTGGCGCTGTCCGAGGCGTCCGGCGCGCCGCTCGTGGCCACCGTGCACGCGACCGAGGCCGGTCGGCACAGCGGGTGGCTGTCGCAGGTGCTCAACCAGCAGGTCCACTCCATCGAGTGGTGGCTGGCGAACCGCGCGGACGCGCTGATCACGTGCTCGGCGGCGATGCGGACCGAGGTGGCGCACCTGTTCGAGGTGGAGCCGTCGCCGATCACCGTGCTGCACAACGGCATCGAGCCGCGCCGGTGGCGGGTGCGCGCGGCGGACGTGGCCGAGGCCCGCGCGGAGCACTCCCCGACCGGCGCGCCGCTGCTGCTGTTCTTCGGCCGGTTGGAGTGGGAGAAGGGCGTGCAGGACCTGATCGCGGCCCTGCCGAGGGTGCGCCGCGCGCACCCCGGCACGCGCCTGGTCGTGGCCGGCACCGGCACGCACCGCGACTGGCTCGTGGAGCAGGCCCGCAAGCACAAGGTGCGCCGCGCGGTCGACTTCGTCGGCCACCTGCCCGACCGCTCCCTGGCCGCCGTGCTCGCCGCCGCCGACGCGGTGGTCCTGCCGTCGCGCTACGAGCCGTTCGGCATCGTCGCCCTGGAGGCCGCCGCCGCGGGCGCGCCGCTCGTCGCCTCCACCGCCGGCGGCCTGGGCGAGGTCGTCCTGGACGGCCGCACGGGCCTGTCGTTCCCGCCGGGCGACGTGGACGCCCTGACCGCCGCCGTCCGCGCGGTCCTGGACGACCCGTCGGCGGCGGCGCGCCGGGCGAGGGCCGCCAAGGCCCGCCTGGCCACCGACTTCGACTGGGACCGCATCGCCGCCGACACCGCGGACGTCTACCGCTCCGCCGCGGTCCGCGCCCGCGAGCCGCTGGGCCGGCCCAAGATCGCGACCGGCAACGCCTTCCTGTGA
- a CDS encoding acyltransferase: protein MTSMWGAPVWTRWRTSRRDPEQARFLTLASLRWVLRHRAYTPWYLVRYWRLLRFRIANPHVVLRGMVFLGKGVELHCRPGYGRLEIGRWVHIGDGNAIRCHEGSLRIGDKAVFGKDNTVNCYLDVEIGAATLVADWVYICDFDHVTADVDLPIKDQGIVKSPVRIGPDCWLGTKVTVTRGTRVGRGCVLGAHAVVRGDVPDYKIAVGIPARVVKDRRADYEADAVRRAAVADMARKAREALERSRNGSEDA from the coding sequence GTGACGAGCATGTGGGGCGCGCCGGTGTGGACGAGGTGGCGCACGTCGCGCCGCGACCCGGAGCAGGCCCGGTTCCTCACCCTGGCCTCGCTGCGCTGGGTGCTGCGGCACCGCGCGTACACCCCGTGGTACCTGGTGCGGTACTGGCGGCTGCTGCGGTTCCGGATCGCGAACCCGCACGTGGTGCTGCGCGGCATGGTGTTCCTCGGCAAGGGCGTCGAGCTGCACTGCCGCCCCGGTTACGGCCGGCTGGAGATCGGGCGGTGGGTGCACATCGGCGACGGCAACGCCATCCGCTGCCACGAGGGGTCGCTGCGCATCGGCGACAAGGCGGTGTTCGGCAAGGACAACACCGTCAACTGCTACCTCGACGTGGAGATCGGCGCGGCCACCCTCGTCGCGGACTGGGTCTACATCTGCGACTTCGACCACGTGACGGCCGACGTCGACCTGCCGATCAAGGACCAGGGCATCGTGAAGTCCCCGGTCCGCATCGGCCCGGACTGCTGGCTCGGCACGAAGGTCACCGTCACCCGCGGCACGCGGGTCGGGCGCGGCTGCGTGCTGGGCGCGCACGCCGTCGTGCGGGGCGACGTGCCGGACTACAAGATCGCCGTCGGCATCCCGGCGCGCGTCGTGAAGGACCGGCGCGCGGACTACGAGGCGGACGCCGTGCGCCGGGCCGCCGTGGCCGACATGGCGCGCAAGGCCCGGGAGGCCCTGGAGCGGTCGCGGAACGGCTCCGAGGACGCCTAG
- a CDS encoding glycoside hydrolase family 57 protein, whose product MSGAGTTGAEGTFCLVLHSHLPWLAHHGAWPVGEEWLYQAWAHSYLPVVDLLERFAAEGREDVLTLGVTPVLAAQLDDPYSLRGLHDWLGNWQLRAHGAEPRLPDLAAREHRASAWALERFETRWRHGFSPVLRHLVDSRVVELLGGPAAHPFQPLLDPRVRAFSLRTGLADTALRIGSAPEGIWAPECAYAPGLEHDYARAGVRRFLVDGPSLHGDTAAGRPVGTSDVVCFGRDLEVSYRVWSPKVGYPGDPAYRDFHTYDHPSGLKPSRVTGKGVAPEDKRPYEPDAAALAVRRHAADFVDVVVARLRALRERHGRPSLVVAAYDTELYGHWWHEGPRWLEAVLRLLPEAGVRVTSLRGAVEAGHVGAPVEVPPSSWGAGKDWHVWNGPQVADLVDLNASVQRELLELDLAGPVRSPVADQAVREALLALSSDWAFMVTKDSAADYARYRAKVHADRFAELAALLRAGSPARALSRARELRAVDGPFGHLDARGLGRATRPGAARTQR is encoded by the coding sequence GTGAGCGGTGCGGGGACGACGGGGGCCGAGGGCACGTTCTGCCTGGTCCTGCACAGCCACCTGCCGTGGCTCGCGCACCACGGGGCCTGGCCGGTCGGCGAGGAGTGGCTGTACCAGGCGTGGGCGCACTCCTACCTGCCCGTGGTGGACCTGCTGGAGAGGTTCGCCGCCGAGGGCCGCGAGGACGTGCTGACGCTCGGCGTGACACCGGTGCTGGCCGCCCAGCTCGACGACCCGTATTCGCTGCGCGGCCTGCACGACTGGCTGGGGAACTGGCAGCTGCGGGCGCACGGCGCGGAGCCGCGGCTGCCGGACCTGGCGGCGCGCGAGCACCGGGCGTCGGCGTGGGCGCTGGAGCGCTTCGAGACGCGGTGGCGGCACGGCTTCTCGCCCGTGCTGCGCCACCTCGTGGACTCGCGGGTCGTCGAACTGCTCGGCGGGCCGGCCGCGCACCCGTTCCAACCGCTGCTCGACCCGCGCGTGCGGGCGTTCTCGCTGCGCACCGGCCTGGCCGACACCGCGCTGCGGATCGGCTCGGCGCCCGAGGGCATCTGGGCGCCGGAGTGCGCCTACGCGCCGGGCCTGGAGCACGACTACGCGCGGGCCGGCGTGCGGCGGTTCCTGGTGGACGGCCCGTCGCTGCACGGCGACACCGCCGCGGGCAGGCCGGTCGGCACCTCGGACGTGGTGTGCTTCGGGCGCGACCTGGAGGTGTCCTACCGGGTGTGGTCGCCGAAGGTCGGCTACCCCGGTGACCCCGCGTACCGCGACTTCCACACCTACGACCACCCCAGCGGGCTCAAGCCGTCCCGGGTGACCGGCAAGGGCGTCGCGCCGGAGGACAAGCGGCCCTACGAGCCGGACGCGGCGGCGCTCGCCGTGCGGCGGCACGCGGCGGACTTCGTGGACGTCGTCGTGGCCCGGTTGCGGGCGCTGCGGGAGCGGCACGGCAGGCCGTCGCTCGTGGTCGCCGCCTACGACACCGAGCTGTACGGGCACTGGTGGCACGAGGGTCCCCGCTGGCTGGAGGCCGTGCTGCGGCTGCTGCCCGAGGCGGGGGTGCGGGTCACGTCGCTGCGCGGCGCGGTCGAGGCCGGGCACGTGGGCGCGCCCGTCGAGGTGCCGCCGTCGTCGTGGGGGGCGGGCAAGGACTGGCACGTGTGGAACGGGCCGCAGGTCGCCGACCTGGTCGACCTCAACGCGTCCGTGCAGCGGGAGCTGCTGGAGCTGGACCTGGCCGGCCCGGTGCGGTCGCCGGTCGCCGACCAGGCGGTGCGCGAGGCGCTGCTGGCGCTGTCCAGCGACTGGGCGTTCATGGTCACCAAGGACTCGGCCGCCGACTACGCGCGCTACCGGGCCAAGGTGCACGCCGACCGGTTCGCCGAGCTGGCCGCGCTGCTGCGCGCCGGGTCACCGGCCCGCGCCCTGTCCCGGGCACGCGAACTGCGCGCGGTCGACGGGCCGTTCGGGCACCTCGACGCGCGGGGACTGGGCCGGGCGACCCGTCCCGGCGCCGCCCGCACCCAGCGCTGA